The genomic stretch GCTAAGGATGCACCAGTTGTGTTATGGTTGACTGGAGGTCCAGGTTGTGCCAGTGAACTAGCTTTGTTTTATGAGAATGGACCTTTCAAAATTAACAATGATTTGTCTCTTTCATGGAATGACTATGGCTGGGACAAGGTATTAacatttaattcatattaaatgTCTTTATTTTGATTATCTCATGAGTTTAAGATGGTTCTAAATTGCAGTTACGGTTACACCAGAAACATTATATTTAATGATCTCCTTAAGTCAGCTTAGCTGCTAGTTGTGCTGATTGCGCCCGTGTGTATATGACAATTCTATTTACAATTAGATACTTCTAAAGTTTTTGTATTAGGTCTAAGTTTTATTTATTAACATTATTACTAAGATGTTTTCTGATTTTGTAGGGATCAAATATTATTTTTGTTGATCAACCCATGGGGACAGGTTTTAGCTACAATTCTGATCAAGATTCTATTCCTTCCGAAGAATATGAGGTTACCGAGGATATGGACTCTTTCATACAGGTATATAAAACATCGTTTTTCTGATTTATAAGCATTACATAAAGTGATAAAGATATGAATCACATAATATTTATAAGTTATATGAGATCAACttcagtttttttttttaaattattgCAGGCATTTTTCAAGGAACACCCTGAATTGGTTAAAAATGAATTTTACATTACTGGAGAATCATATGCTGGACACTATATTCCACCTCTCGCATCGCAAAAGTATAAACTTCAAGGTCTTACAATATCCTAATAATATCAGTATATTATGAATTTAACAATTTATTACAATGTCACGTAGTTGAAATTGTCATCACAGAGTTTCTTCAATTCCATAACTTTGTTGTAGTCTTAATTAATGTTGCATTTAACAATGAAAAGATCTTCATGCAACCTTCATTAtagtttgttttgattcatttgATTCCGTTACAATTATAGGGTCTTGCTATTGGTAATGGGTTGACCAACCCAAGAATTCAGTACCAAGCATACCCTCAATTTGCACTTGATAACAAATTGATCACAAAGGAAGATCAAGCAGAGATCAACAAGTTGATTCCACCGTGTTTGGACGCCACCGATACTTGTGGTAAAAGATCCCTTACACTCTAATCACAATCCATTTTACTCGTATTGTCAAGGGTCGCGGCTATAACGTGATAGAATTTGAAAAGACAATCTATATCTTTATGCAATATACTATTAAATACAAAGTGTTATTACAAATATTACTACTACTGAATTGTAGGGGTTGATGGTGAAAAAGCATGCGAAACAGCCTTACAAGTATGTCAAAAAATATTTACTGGTATCTTGGACATTGCTGGCAACATTAATGTGAGTAATCATAACTGAACAAAActtattttaatttaaataaatttcCAATTATATTTTAACGAAATTGATATATTGAAAACTGCAGTACTATGACATCAGAAAGAAATGTGAAGGGCAATTGTGTTATGATTTCTCAAATTTGGAGAAATTTCTAAACAACAATGAAGTTAAGGAAGCATTAGGTGTTGGGAAAATAGAGTTTGTTTCATGCAGCAGTGAAGTATATGATGCTTTGGTTCAAGATTGGATGTTTAACTATGATCAATTTCTTCCGGAACTTCTTGAGAATGGAATCAAAGTTCTTATATATGCTGGAGAATACGATCTTATTTGTAATTGGATTGGTGAGTGATATATCCTAGATATACTTAATCATTTTGAAACCGAATTTGTGAATAGCCAATTTCGTTCTTATTGGATATTGTCATATATGTCCATTGAAATTACAAGGTCAAACTCTTAGGATTAAGTTTTCATGTGGCAGGGAATTCACAATGGGTTCATGCCATGAAGTGGTCGGGTCAAAAGCAATTTGGGGCCTCCAAAACAGTTCCTTTTTTGGTTGATGGTAAAAACGCGGGATCCTTGAATAGCTATGGAGCTCTCTCTTTTCTAAAGGTTAGTTTATAGTTTGTATTTTACTTGGTATTGACATTGTTGATGTCATTTTTGGTTAGTTATATGTATGTGTTGTGTAACAGGTGAATGGTGCTGGACATATGGTTCCTATGGATCAACCAAAAGCTTCACTTCAGATGTTGGTTAACTGGATAGAAGGGAAACTGAACGGGACgaaaatttaattttttttctcaaaTGATTATATCATGTTTGAAGAACATCCTTTGACATAAATAGTGATCACAACATTGTTGTAAGCATGACTTTATGTATAATATTTGAAGGGTGAAATTTTAGATATTTTCTATTGCAAATTATGTTCTATGTTTACTTGTATGCAAGCTATTTTATTTTACATGTTGTAAAAAGCATCGTCATTGTTCAACATCTCTTGCTTGATCAAGTGACTCTGGTCTCCAAACTTAGCAAACATATTCTGTTTTAAGAAATGTAACACAATTTAAGCTTTGTTAGAAAGAGATGCAATAGCTTTAACTCACTTAGTATCATAAGTCATTCGTATTAGAATGTAAAGAGTGAAattgatgtatgatgaaggaAAGTGTCCAGTGAAATCAATTAATACTCAAAAAATTAAAAAGACTACATCAAGTATTGTATTTAAGAAATCCATAATTAATACCTACGGAATTTAGCCATCACTATACACTTATTTGTTTTTACCAACGGATTAGCAACGTAAGTAAACCACTTGCCTTTAAAAGGTCTGCCTATTGGTTTTGACCGCAGGTATAGAGATAAAACTTAATTTAACTATGGCACATTTCTATTGCTATATAATTTAGTGTCATCTGTTGTTAATATACTAAGTATTAAATGTTATTGTGCATGGTTTTTACACTTTTATATCTATGATATTTATCCTTTTTGTTTGTCAACGGTTATTGATTTTTATGCATAAAAAAACactttttatatatatatatatatatatatatatatatatatattatatatatatatattatatatatatatatatataatatatatataatatatatatatatatatatatatatatatggtatCTATGGGAACTAATAAATATGTGAGAAATGAAAACTATTAATATCAATCGTTAGATTTAATTGACGTGCAAGATTTAAAAATTTCATATCAAGATCAtcttattaaaaaaaattctattAAACTTTATTTGGAAAAATTACATAAAAATAATTCTTTTTGTCCAAAGTAACTTTATTACAATgattatattattattaaaatatttgtTACAATCATTTTAATACTTAATTAGCATacaaatataaaatataatttaattatatTTAGTATTTGAGGAGTGGTATAATGTACGAATGATTTAAGTCATGGACCACACGATTTCATATGTGTCATCATATCCTTTGTCTAAAccaaaaaataattaatataaattgaaaaataaatCACTTTCTTTTAAATTAAAATTTGGTCGTCCAATTTCAACGAAGTTTAATTCGTAACATTTACCATTTAGGTTAGAATTTTCATTTAAGATTAAAATAATCTAAACCATAAATATTTAAGAAGACTAAATAAAATTCCAAAATTAAATATATAAGAATAATATTAGTTTTAAAATAATGAGAAATATATATTGTTTACTAATCTTcctaatatttaattttttagTAAAATCATATCATAAACTTTCTTTGAAAAAATCTTAACTCTTATAAGATTGATTTGGTTTTAAAATAACTATTTTAACGATGTATCTCAAattttatataattatatatctttttcataatttattttgatatggatttttgtctaaacttatttttaaaactaaacaagacttctaatattttaatttaataattgcaATTGTGATTATTAATTCAAAAATTAACACAAATTATATAGTTCATTTTTCGAATTATCATGagttttaaaataataaaatgattGAAATTTCTAATATTAAGTATAATGATAACAAATTGAAATCTATTTTTACGAAAAATCTctttttataaaattttaaaatattaagcatgatagaaaaatatttaataaaatacTCTTTTTATAATTCATACATTAACAATGTTTTAATAACAACATAATCATTTCAATAAAATTACTTTagataaaaatctctttttatgGAATGTTTATATATTAAGGTTAACAAAAGTAATTCAATAAGGTGCTTTTTAATGTGAAATTTTGAAATCATAGTCTTTGGGTTGATTTCAATCTAATGgtcaattaaataaaaaatccTTAAAAAAACTTATTCTTAAAATAAGTTGATCATCgatctcatatatatatatatataatatatatatatatatatatatatatatatatatatatatatattatatatatataatatatatatatatatatatattataatatatattatatataatatatataatatattaacATAATGTCttataaaatatataaaattaattataattaaatcaGATCAATCTTTGAGTAATTTAGAGCATTATCCTAAAAACAAAAGCATTATcctaaaaacaaaaaaaataatatGTCAACCACAAATAAACAAATTGTGCTCACttaatatttaaattttcatCTACAGATCCCATTAGTAACATTAATATAAAGTTTATAATGAATCAATTTTATTATTGCATTAACCATAAAAATATAGATTATTAACCACATATTTTACTTATAATTCATTAACCgaatttaatatttaattaatcAATAAGTTCTATAACATTAACCAAGATCTGACATTAACATATAAAATATAGTAGATTGTAAATAatgattattttattttatattttaatgtAAGAATTTAGTTAATGTTATAATATTTATTAGTTAATGAAGTAGTAAATTTGATTAAtgaattataaaaaaaatatatgattaataatttatatttttgTGGTTAGTGCAGTAATAAAATCATTTAATCATAAATTGTATATTTAgtatatttatttataaaaataattataaaaatcaaaatattttttataaatattattttttatttataataaaattaaaaagtATTGTTAGTATAAATACGGACAGTTTGGTTGATATAAGTATTAGTATATATTTACCTTGTAAGAATAAGTTGTTGGTAGAAATAATAATCTAAATGAGATacaaataaattaaataaaatattattaaagTTATTCTATATAAGTGAGACGGTATCTCTGCAGTCGGTTGTCTCTCCCCTTAATAAAACATACCAATATTTTTATAGCGATGTGcatattaattaaattttatttaaaaataataatttgaaATATGCATTAGTTATGTTAATGTAACGGTAAGAGGTGGCTAGATAGACTAGTACAATATTCATGCATAGTATGAAACAAAGTATGTataaaattaaattgaaaaaaCAAGCATATATTAATGGTGTTGGTTTTATGAAGCAAGAGAATCCCCTTACTCAATCACCCGGCGCAACATCCGGTTACTCCATGTGCTTTCCCTCCCTCCACTTTACATTTATATTTATAAATAGCAATCTCTTGTTGAGTTGTATGCTTCCTTGCTTCAATGGGAAACTGCTTCACAAACAACAAAATATTAGCACAAGATAATCATGAAAGCTACAACAatcaagcaaaagttgagaagatGAAAACATCTTCTTCGTGGAAGTTCGAACCCCAGCCAAGGAAAAGAAATGCAAAGAAGATAGAACTGAAGCAAAATTTAGTTATAATGAGATATATTAAGTGAGTATAATTTAGGACATTATACTGAAAACAAAAAAGTAATTTATCAACAATAAATAAACAAATTGTGTTCACTTAATATGTAAAGTTTCCATCTTCAATTCTCATTAACTAGTAGCTTATAATCTTTTCctataaaaaaaataaaaacaacagATGAATTATAAAAATTAAACATATATACTTTCGTTCCTAAATTGACTATAGCGAATATTTGTTAGTAGAATTTTCATTATCTGCAATTTTTTTCAAACATTAGAAGCATCAGTAGTCAATTGCAATTTTTTTTGATAATAATTAATGTTAAACCAATGAAGCAGCTTATATTTTATACGAAAATTAATAAATTATGATATATTTGTTTAACAACTTGAATTATATCATTAATCtcttttataaaaaaattgatgTTTGAATCAATGTTATAACACATTCAAACACATGCATctttaattttttaaatttagGAAATTTCCACATACATCACAAATGTCCTTTTTTGTATGTCCTTGTATTTTAAAAATTATGTCATCGAGAAATATAAGTTTGCATATTTTGAGATAATTAAGATGTTCCAATCTCATTAATATATTTGTTCAATTCTTCCTATAATAAATAATATTCGTAAAATAACCACCATACATGTTACTATTATTATTTCACATATCAATTTTATAATTAAAAgttaaaacaataaaaaattatataaagGAAAATAATATGAACAAATAATGATATAGTCACACACaacttaaaaaaatattaaagtTTTCCTTACATACAATCTAACACATGCTTCAAAGCATGAGTTCTCATTGATATACTTTAAAAATAATAATCTGAATGAGAGCTTATGAGGGTCATCTGAATGATTTAGAGCAAAGACATCTTTAAACTTTGCATAATTTTGTCTATTAATGATACTTACTTTGTCTATTAATGATATCTTTAAACTTTGCATAATTTCTATTAATAAAGCTCTCATTAATAGAAAATAATCTCTGAATGAGAGCTTATGAATATTAATTCGTGTCAATCTTTTGTTCAAAGGAATTATGAAAAATCAAAGCAATAACGAAAATTCCTTTTCATAAGAAACAAATAAATTAGAAGATTATAAAGTAACACACAATAAATTATAATCAAGACTTACCATCAATTTTCCAGCCTTATCATTGATAATTGATCTATTTTTTCCAATATCACTCATTTATCCATTTTCATctaaaaccaaaaaaaaaaaatgtTAATTATTCTTTTTAAGTACAATTCACCCgtataaaataaaaatagaaacAAATGTTTTAATCAATATATTTTGGGAGACGTTTTGTACCCAAGCAAAGACATCTTTAAACTTTGCATAATTTTGTCTATTAATGATACTTACTTTCCGCAATTGATATTATTTTAGAATCTTCTCCTGATTTCATTTCTAAAATATTCTCTTTGCCATAACATTATCTTGTGTCTCGCTTAGAGTCGTTAAAATAAACTAACTTATATGGACTAGTTCACCAGGCCCGAAATATAATGGTGATTGGGCCTTAAATTAGAGTCAATATTTTTTAAATCTTTTataattttgttttaaaaaaatcGTTATCTATTAGAGTTAGCCCGTTAAGCCGACATAactataaattttaaaaatttatattaatatttatGTTTTCTCAAATCCAAAACAACACACTAATTTTTCTTATCTCACTAAATTTTATCTCTTTTAAATATTATACGTTAATATAATCAcattaatatttaattattttattttttatttcacaATTTTCCCGTATTCTATTAATTTATCTTATGTTAAATATTTGAGTAGTATTTTATACAACATTGATATGTATTATATTCAAAAATATATTAAAGTATTTCTAAAAATTAATATAGTATGTACtatatttaaattaatatattttttaatgtatttataataaaaattatGAGTTTTTAATTTTACCTTTgtataaaaaataatataataaaaacTTGTTTAAGGTCGGGTAACCCGAAGCCCGTATAGGATCGGACTCGTGTAGTAATATTTGAGCCCATATTACAACCAGGCCTTTTTGGCACGACCCTAAAAATCTTAAGGCCCATCTGGACCGACCCGTTTAGGATCGGGTAGCCCGTTTTGATAATTTTTTCCTCGCTGTAAGAGATTTATGCCTCAGACACATCCAACGATTCTTTGCACTTCACGTCTGAAAGATAGAGAGGTCGTTATTCCTCTCCCCTATATATAGGGAACAACGTCATTCCAGGTAATTAGTTTCAAACCCAATTTGGATACTCTCTACTCTTTCACAAACTGACTTGATCTTCAGAGTGCTAACCTTGTAGGGACACCCTTGCTCTGCTGCATCAGAAGATTTACTATGTCGCAGCTTCAGCATATCACTCTATTTCTTGTTCTAGAATGGAATATTAGCGTCGTCTGTGGGAAAGGACTTCTGATTCCCGCGTTTTATCAAGAGTAAGTCATTCTCAAAACTAATCAAGCATAAGCAATAACTTTTGAGAAGATGATAAAAAAGCTTTATTCCGCTTCAGATCCGACCTTTCACATATCATCGTTGATCGACACATTTCAAAATGTAACCTCATCCAATGCTTCATCATCC from Lathyrus oleraceus cultivar Zhongwan6 chromosome 7, CAAS_Psat_ZW6_1.0, whole genome shotgun sequence encodes the following:
- the LOC127107465 gene encoding LOW QUALITY PROTEIN: serine carboxypeptidase-like (The sequence of the model RefSeq protein was modified relative to this genomic sequence to represent the inferred CDS: substituted 2 bases at 2 genomic stop codons) yields the protein MGFSKTSLSLFLFFILVSSSYATSRITHQQRFQKTKFSSNGLAEKLIRSFNLFPKHSANIHGDSSVDDFVPGKIVEKKFSFLASSNGTSVQDLGHHAGYYTLPRSETARMFYFFFESRNGAKDAPVVLWLTGGPGCASELALFYENGPFKINNDLSLSWNDYGWDKGSNIIFVDQPMGTGFSYNSDQDSIPSEEYEVTEDMDSFIQAFFKEHPELVKNEFYITGESYAGHYIPPLASQKYKLQGLTISXXYQYIMNLTIYYNGLAIGNGLTNPRIQYQAYPQFALDNKLITKEDQAEINKLIPPCLDATDTCGVDGEKACETALQVCQKIFTGILDIAGNINYYDIRKKCEGQLCYDFSNLEKFLNNNEVKEALGVGKIEFVSCSSEVYDALVQDWMFNYDQFLPELLENGIKVLIYAGEYDLICNWIGNSQWVHAMKWSGQKQFGASKTVPFLVDGKNAGSLNSYGALSFLKVNGAGHMVPMDQPKASLQMLVNWIEGKLNGTKI